One Rhodospirillaceae bacterium genomic region harbors:
- the glyA gene encoding serine hydroxymethyltransferase yields MNYAVQPSFFGESLNQSDPDVMDAINQELKRQQDQIELIASENIVSKAVLEAVGTVLTNKYAEGYPGKRYYGGCEAVDIAENLAIDRAKALFNCSYANVQPHAGAQANEAVFLALIKPGDTIMGMSLDAGGHLTHGAPPNMSGKWFNAVQYGVRRQDYLLDFDEIESLAKEHKPKLIVAGGSAYPRIIDFEKFRKIADSVGAYLMVDMAHFAGLVAAGIHPSPLPIADVVTTTTHKTLRGPRGGMILSNNEVLAKKLNSAIFPGLQGGPLMHVIAGKAVAFGEALKPEFKAYATQVVENAKALAETLVKGGVDIVSGGTDTHLMLVDLRPKGLKGNAVEKALERAGITCNKNGIPFDSEKPMVTSGVRLGTPAGTTRGFGVDEFRHVGELICEVLDAMAANPDDTAAVEADVRGRAEALCRKFPIYS; encoded by the coding sequence ATGAACTACGCCGTCCAACCGTCCTTTTTTGGAGAGTCTCTGAACCAGAGCGATCCCGATGTTATGGACGCGATCAACCAGGAACTTAAGCGGCAGCAAGATCAAATTGAGCTTATTGCGTCTGAGAACATTGTTTCTAAGGCGGTCCTGGAAGCTGTCGGTACGGTTCTGACCAACAAATATGCCGAGGGATATCCGGGAAAACGCTATTACGGCGGCTGTGAAGCCGTTGATATTGCTGAAAACTTGGCGATAGACCGGGCAAAAGCCTTGTTTAACTGCAGTTACGCCAATGTTCAGCCCCATGCCGGGGCGCAGGCTAATGAGGCCGTCTTCCTCGCTCTCATTAAGCCCGGCGATACCATTATGGGGATGTCCTTGGACGCAGGTGGTCATTTGACCCATGGTGCGCCGCCAAACATGTCCGGTAAGTGGTTTAACGCTGTTCAGTATGGGGTGCGCCGGCAAGACTACCTGCTGGACTTCGACGAGATCGAGAGCCTGGCCAAAGAGCATAAGCCAAAGCTGATTGTGGCGGGGGGATCTGCGTATCCCCGGATTATAGACTTCGAAAAATTCCGCAAGATTGCTGATAGTGTTGGCGCCTATCTGATGGTCGATATGGCCCACTTCGCAGGATTGGTTGCCGCAGGGATTCATCCCAGCCCCTTGCCCATTGCTGACGTGGTCACAACAACAACCCATAAAACGCTGCGCGGCCCACGCGGCGGTATGATTTTATCCAACAACGAAGTTCTGGCTAAAAAGCTGAATTCGGCCATTTTCCCAGGATTGCAAGGTGGTCCGCTGATGCATGTGATCGCTGGCAAGGCCGTTGCCTTCGGTGAGGCGCTCAAGCCGGAATTTAAAGCCTATGCCACCCAAGTTGTTGAAAATGCAAAAGCTTTGGCTGAGACTTTGGTTAAAGGTGGCGTGGATATTGTGTCTGGCGGCACCGATACGCACCTCATGCTCGTGGATCTTCGCCCCAAAGGCTTGAAGGGTAATGCGGTTGAGAAGGCCCTAGAACGTGCCGGGATCACCTGCAACAAGAACGGCATCCCCTTTGACAGTGAAAAACCTATGGTCACTTCAGGCGTTCGTCTCGGCACGCCGGCTGGCACCACTCGTGGATTTGGGGTTGATGAGTTTCGTCATGTTGGCGAGCTGATTTGTGAAGTTTTGGACGCCATGGCGGCCAATCCTGACGATACAGCTGCGGTTGAAGCAGATGTGAGGGGACGCGCGGAAGCTCTGTGCCGCAAATTCCCAATTTATTCATGA
- the ribB gene encoding 3,4-dihydroxy-2-butanone-4-phosphate synthase, with protein MPHSKYLSPIEDIIEDARNGRMFILVDDEDRENEGDLIIPAQMATPDAVNFMAKFGRGLICLALSQQRCEELNLPLMEAHNQSRLATAFTVSIEAREGVTTGISASDRAHTISVAIDPTKGKSDLATPGHVFPLMARDGGVLVRAGHTEAAVDISRMAGLTASGVICEIMNDDGNMARMPDLIPFAQKHGLKIATIADLIAYRRRTEKYVEMTAERLFNSKFGSGWTLRIYKNLLSGVEHLALIKGNLSGPDPVLVRMHQVNVLSDMFWDADSTKTGELHRAMSAVAAHGHGAVVVLREMGSPDVSERIKAQVNGDEPPARLIDYGVGAQILVDLGIKDMVLLSNTPRTIIGLDGYGLKVTEQRAIPLED; from the coding sequence GTGCCACATTCCAAATACTTATCGCCAATTGAGGACATCATTGAAGATGCCCGGAACGGTCGGATGTTCATCTTGGTGGATGATGAAGATCGTGAAAATGAGGGTGATCTTATTATCCCAGCGCAAATGGCCACGCCGGATGCCGTTAATTTTATGGCAAAGTTCGGCCGGGGTTTGATTTGTCTGGCGTTGTCGCAACAACGCTGTGAAGAACTCAATTTACCGTTGATGGAAGCGCACAACCAATCTCGGCTGGCGACGGCTTTTACGGTTAGCATTGAGGCACGGGAAGGGGTGACGACGGGCATATCGGCCTCGGACCGTGCCCATACGATTTCAGTCGCTATTGATCCGACGAAAGGCAAATCAGACTTGGCAACACCGGGACATGTTTTCCCCTTGATGGCGCGTGATGGCGGTGTGTTGGTGCGGGCCGGTCATACGGAAGCCGCAGTTGATATTAGCCGCATGGCGGGACTAACGGCCTCAGGTGTAATCTGCGAGATCATGAACGACGATGGCAATATGGCGCGCATGCCAGACTTAATTCCCTTCGCACAGAAACATGGCCTTAAAATTGCGACCATTGCTGATTTGATTGCTTATCGCCGCCGCACGGAAAAGTACGTTGAGATGACGGCTGAGCGGCTATTTAATTCCAAGTTTGGCAGCGGTTGGACGCTTCGTATTTATAAAAATCTGTTGTCTGGGGTTGAGCACCTTGCGTTGATTAAAGGTAACTTGAGCGGACCAGACCCTGTTCTGGTGCGGATGCATCAGGTCAATGTTCTCAGTGATATGTTTTGGGATGCGGACAGCACCAAGACTGGTGAGTTGCACCGGGCAATGTCTGCCGTAGCGGCCCATGGTCATGGCGCGGTAGTTGTTTTAAGAGAAATGGGATCTCCAGACGTCTCTGAACGGATCAAAGCGCAGGTGAATGGTGATGAGCCACCGGCGCGGCTTATCGATTATGGTGTTGGGGCACAAATACTTGTTGATCTTGGAATCAAAGACATGGTCCTCCTCAGCAATACGCCACGCACAATTATCGGACTTGACGGTTATGGACTGAAAGTAACCGAACAACGCGCCATTCCTCTGGAAGATTGA
- a CDS encoding inositol-3-phosphate synthase, with protein MNMIKEVRSEEIRVAVIGVGNCASSLIQGIHYYKDRPLDDCSGVLHEKIGPYSISDIKIVAAFDIDDRKVGQDVTTAIFAPPNCTTVFAPDLPPSGVKVSMGRLLDGVADHMAEYQPARTFVPADLPEPTEEDVVALLKSSRTQVLINYLPVGSQDATEFYARCAIKAGVGFVNCIPVFIASNPEWRAKFEARKLPIIGDDIKAQVGATIVHRVLTNLFHKRGVKLDRTYQINTGGNTDFLNMLNRKRLASKKISKTEAVQSVAGTRLDEDNIHIGPSDYVAWQNDNKVCFLRAEGRLFGDVPMNIELRLSVEDSPNSAGVAIDMIRCCKVALDCGVGGVLEGPSAYFCKHPPNQHEDDIAYEMTETFIADMKLQGVA; from the coding sequence ATGAATATGATTAAAGAAGTAAGAAGCGAAGAAATTCGCGTCGCTGTGATTGGCGTTGGAAACTGTGCGAGTTCTCTGATCCAGGGCATACATTACTATAAAGACCGTCCCTTAGATGACTGCTCCGGCGTCCTCCATGAAAAAATTGGACCCTACAGCATTTCAGATATCAAAATCGTTGCGGCGTTTGATATCGACGACCGCAAGGTCGGTCAGGATGTCACAACAGCAATCTTTGCACCACCTAATTGCACAACAGTATTTGCCCCAGACCTCCCGCCCAGTGGCGTTAAAGTCAGCATGGGGCGTCTGCTAGATGGTGTCGCGGATCATATGGCCGAGTATCAACCCGCCAGAACCTTTGTTCCGGCTGACCTGCCCGAGCCAACTGAAGAGGATGTCGTCGCACTATTAAAATCCTCACGAACACAAGTCTTGATCAATTATCTTCCAGTTGGGTCTCAAGACGCCACAGAGTTCTATGCCCGATGCGCCATAAAGGCCGGTGTCGGTTTCGTGAATTGTATTCCAGTCTTTATTGCGAGTAACCCTGAGTGGCGCGCCAAATTTGAAGCCCGCAAACTCCCGATCATCGGCGATGACATTAAGGCCCAAGTTGGTGCCACCATTGTGCATCGTGTGCTGACTAATCTCTTTCACAAGCGCGGCGTCAAACTCGACCGTACCTATCAAATCAACACCGGCGGCAACACAGACTTCTTGAATATGCTGAATCGCAAGCGTCTGGCCTCAAAGAAGATTTCCAAAACAGAGGCCGTTCAGTCAGTTGCCGGCACGCGTCTGGATGAAGACAATATTCATATTGGCCCGAGTGACTACGTGGCCTGGCAGAACGACAACAAAGTCTGTTTCTTGCGCGCCGAGGGGCGTCTGTTCGGCGACGTTCCAATGAACATCGAGCTACGCCTGTCTGTTGAGGATTCCCCCAATTCAGCCGGTGTGGCCATTGATATGATTCGCTGTTGCAAAGTCGCCTTAGATTGCGGCGTCGGTGGTGTCTTGGAAGGCCCTTCGGCCTACTTCTGTAAGCACCCCCCCAACCAGCACGAAGACGATATTGCTTATGAGATGACGGAAACGTTTATTGCAGATATGAAGCTGCAAGGCGTCGCTTAA
- the rpiB gene encoding ribose 5-phosphate isomerase B: MPDSSFVAKGESVAIASDHAGFALKTVLKNDLKDMGFHVVDLGTDNENSVDYPDFGRALAEVVDSGKVKAGVLVCGTGIGISIAANRIPSVRAALVHNEMTAEMAREHNNANVMAIGARVVDEDTARACLKTFFATPFAEGRHTRRVEKLGLV, encoded by the coding sequence ATGCCGGACAGTTCTTTTGTAGCAAAGGGCGAAAGTGTCGCTATCGCAAGCGATCACGCCGGATTTGCGCTTAAAACAGTCCTTAAAAATGATCTCAAGGATATGGGATTCCACGTCGTTGATTTGGGAACCGACAACGAGAATTCTGTTGATTACCCGGATTTCGGGCGCGCGCTGGCTGAGGTGGTTGATAGCGGTAAGGTTAAAGCAGGCGTGCTGGTCTGCGGCACAGGCATCGGTATTAGCATCGCCGCAAATCGCATCCCGAGCGTTAGAGCGGCTTTGGTCCATAATGAAATGACGGCTGAGATGGCGCGAGAGCATAACAATGCCAATGTCATGGCCATTGGCGCGCGCGTTGTGGACGAGGACACGGCTCGAGCCTGTTTAAAGACGTTTTTTGCCACTCCGTTTGCAGAGGGGCGTCACACCCGGCGTGTTGAGAAGTTGGGGCTTGTCTAA
- the ribH gene encoding 6,7-dimethyl-8-ribityllumazine synthase has translation MTDTPNIVLIEARFYEDISDQLAQGAIAAIEAAGGVVHRIVVPGILEIPATLQFAIEGKGNPDTGRMFDGGVVLGCAIKGETDHYEHVCTESMRGTQDVALAHGFPVGNGILTCPTRPLAEERADVKRKNFGGKAAEACLRLIEVRAQLGVEA, from the coding sequence ATGACTGACACACCAAATATTGTGCTGATCGAAGCGCGCTTTTACGAAGACATCTCTGATCAGCTTGCCCAAGGCGCTATCGCTGCCATTGAAGCCGCGGGCGGTGTGGTTCATCGCATTGTTGTGCCGGGCATCCTTGAGATTCCAGCAACCCTGCAATTTGCAATTGAAGGCAAAGGGAATCCTGACACGGGCCGCATGTTTGACGGGGGCGTTGTTTTAGGCTGCGCCATTAAAGGCGAGACCGACCACTACGAGCACGTGTGCACGGAATCCATGCGCGGAACCCAAGACGTTGCATTGGCTCATGGTTTTCCAGTTGGCAACGGTATTCTGACATGTCCGACCCGGCCCCTGGCTGAGGAGCGTGCAGACGTAAAGCGAAAAAACTTCGGTGGGAAGGCGGCTGAAGCTTGTCTTCGATTGATTGAAGTTCGCGCACAACTCGGGGTGGAAGCGTGA
- the nrdR gene encoding transcriptional regulator NrdR, producing the protein MRCPYCGGVDTQVKDSRPTEDNAAIRRRRFCPACAARFTTFERVQLRDLVITKKDGQKVPFDRDKLARSLHIACRKRPVEEERIERVVNGIQRRLESMGESEIPSDVIGEMVMEALEGLDKVAYIRFASVYKNFRETKDFESFVETISDDQEQHE; encoded by the coding sequence ATGCGCTGTCCCTACTGCGGGGGTGTTGATACCCAAGTTAAAGACTCACGGCCGACTGAAGATAACGCGGCTATTCGCCGACGTCGTTTTTGTCCGGCCTGCGCTGCGCGTTTTACGACGTTTGAGCGGGTTCAGTTAAGAGATCTGGTCATCACCAAAAAGGATGGTCAGAAAGTTCCGTTTGATCGCGATAAGCTGGCGCGGTCGCTTCACATCGCCTGTCGCAAACGACCGGTTGAAGAAGAACGGATAGAACGGGTGGTCAACGGCATTCAGCGCCGTTTGGAGAGTATGGGGGAGAGCGAAATCCCCTCAGACGTTATCGGGGAAATGGTCATGGAGGCCTTGGAAGGTCTTGATAAAGTGGCCTATATCCGATTTGCCTCGGTTTACAAAAACTTTCGAGAAACCAAAGACTTCGAGAGCTTTGTTGAGACTATTTCTGATGATCAGGAACAACACGAATGA
- a CDS encoding NTP transferase domain-containing protein produces the protein MRAIILAAGQGTRMRAIGPSKPMVSVEGTALLERVIINAMHGGVSHFTIVTGYNSAPLQRYIQNLAPQLDCKIECVENSEWHLGNGRSVLAAKPLIDEPFHILMADHLVDPQILPIVRHAPLPNNGARLGLDLRLQNPHVDIDDVTKVFVKDGLITDIGKTITGFNAFDTGVFWSTPGLFDALEKSIAENHDDSLSGGIRVLAAAGLMTGCDIGNRTWIDVDTPALLSLAQEAMVEKHNTAR, from the coding sequence ATGAGAGCCATCATTCTGGCTGCCGGCCAAGGCACCAGAATGCGCGCCATCGGCCCCAGCAAACCAATGGTCTCTGTTGAAGGCACCGCCCTCCTCGAGCGCGTGATCATCAATGCGATGCACGGTGGCGTCAGTCATTTTACAATCGTCACCGGCTACAATAGCGCCCCCTTACAGCGTTACATTCAAAACCTTGCCCCACAATTAGACTGCAAGATTGAATGTGTTGAAAATAGCGAGTGGCATCTTGGCAATGGACGCTCCGTGCTTGCGGCTAAGCCATTGATCGACGAACCGTTCCACATTCTCATGGCGGATCATTTGGTTGATCCGCAAATTCTTCCCATCGTCCGTCATGCCCCCCTACCCAACAACGGGGCGCGGTTGGGCTTGGATTTGCGATTGCAAAACCCCCATGTCGATATTGACGATGTCACCAAGGTGTTTGTGAAGGACGGCCTCATTACCGACATCGGAAAAACAATCACGGGTTTCAATGCGTTCGATACGGGTGTGTTCTGGAGCACACCGGGATTATTTGACGCCTTGGAAAAAAGCATTGCGGAAAATCATGACGACTCTCTCTCCGGCGGAATTCGCGTTCTGGCGGCCGCAGGGCTCATGACGGGCTGCGATATCGGCAATCGCACCTGGATTGATGTCGATACGCCCGCGTTACTCTCACTCGCCCAAGAAGCCATGGTCGAGAAACACAATACGGCGCGATAA
- a CDS encoding DUF2141 domain-containing protein, giving the protein MQYLKSMIFFSAVMLLLPIRGPVAESEPETREGTPTPIIAVCNGNETYSIALEVHNVRKSRGQITVDLHDDNPEGFLKRLGRIGRVRAPAEAEITNICIPIEHPGVYAIAIYHDKDMDGDFDKNFLGLPSEPYGISNDPAIFLSAPPHSEAAFEVLGLNTPVLATLKGK; this is encoded by the coding sequence GTGCAATATCTGAAATCGATGATTTTCTTCTCTGCTGTGATGTTGCTCTTGCCGATTAGGGGGCCCGTAGCAGAGTCCGAACCTGAAACCAGAGAGGGTACACCCACGCCGATCATTGCGGTGTGCAATGGCAACGAAACGTATTCAATCGCGCTTGAGGTCCATAATGTAAGGAAGTCCCGGGGCCAAATCACGGTCGATCTGCATGATGATAATCCGGAAGGTTTTCTAAAAAGGCTAGGACGCATTGGGCGCGTTCGAGCCCCTGCGGAAGCTGAGATAACCAACATCTGCATCCCCATTGAGCACCCAGGCGTTTATGCGATCGCGATTTATCACGACAAGGATATGGACGGTGACTTTGACAAGAACTTTCTTGGCTTGCCGTCTGAACCCTATGGAATCTCGAATGATCCGGCTATTTTTCTGAGTGCACCGCCCCACAGCGAGGCCGCTTTTGAGGTCTTGGGTCTCAATACGCCCGTTTTGGCAACGCTTAAGGGTAAATAG
- a CDS encoding CDP-alcohol phosphatidyltransferase family protein, giving the protein MTEAPETTAATALRKLDIEEATNRLFIHRISMALIPFFIHLGITPNTVSIMGALSGVTAAWFYFEYQSTLACILGFVCMVGWHIFDGADGQLARQTGQVSATGFVIDGVCDYVTFVCVYVALGIALSTSFGNEVWFAVFGAGACHAVQAAAFEMQREFYIRWTREGGVATSTQVLDSKAEELKQPGIAGLVARGYKAVQEPFRPIPYALERELILEHTEQVASGSVSRAYRAHFRSLVLNWSILSANNRTIGIFIFCLLGAPVAYFMYEIIVLNLVLFWLLKRNRNAAMAFKTQIKA; this is encoded by the coding sequence ATGACTGAAGCACCTGAAACAACGGCTGCAACCGCACTCCGAAAGTTAGACATCGAAGAAGCCACCAACCGGCTTTTTATCCATCGCATCAGCATGGCTCTGATTCCCTTTTTTATTCATTTGGGCATCACACCGAACACTGTTTCAATCATGGGGGCGCTCTCGGGGGTCACCGCAGCCTGGTTTTACTTCGAGTACCAAAGCACCCTCGCCTGCATTCTCGGCTTTGTCTGCATGGTCGGGTGGCATATTTTTGATGGCGCAGATGGGCAACTGGCCCGACAAACGGGGCAAGTCTCTGCCACTGGTTTTGTTATTGATGGTGTGTGCGACTACGTCACATTTGTTTGCGTCTACGTGGCTCTCGGAATCGCCCTCAGCACCTCTTTTGGCAATGAAGTTTGGTTCGCGGTCTTTGGGGCGGGTGCGTGCCACGCCGTTCAAGCCGCGGCATTTGAGATGCAACGCGAATTTTACATCCGCTGGACTCGCGAAGGTGGTGTTGCGACAAGCACCCAAGTTTTAGACTCAAAGGCTGAAGAGTTAAAGCAACCCGGTATCGCCGGTCTTGTCGCCCGTGGGTATAAAGCCGTCCAGGAACCATTCCGCCCGATCCCTTATGCGTTGGAGCGCGAACTTATTTTAGAGCATACCGAGCAAGTCGCATCTGGTTCAGTATCCCGCGCCTATCGAGCGCACTTTCGCAGCCTGGTTCTGAATTGGTCGATCCTCAGTGCCAATAACCGCACCATTGGTATTTTCATCTTCTGTCTTTTGGGCGCACCCGTCGCCTATTTTATGTACGAGATCATTGTCCTTAATCTTGTCCTGTTCTGGCTCTTGAAGCGCAATCGCAATGCTGCGATGGCTTTCAAAACACAAATCAAAGCATAA
- a CDS encoding LptF/LptG family permease, producing the protein MGRIDLYILKQIVPIMLITLFISVVVLLLEKMLQLLNLTVGSGVSSFVVLQMIVSLFPNYIRLVLPLGLFLGVFITFRRLSTQSELHAFFSGGFSLFRLAAPARMLAITVTIMGLGLTGYIEPLGRYVYHTLHHQVTNGVIEAGIGEGIFIDTPSGFTVRVDRSVNAGMEFYGFFGYRERTDGKVETLTARRGEIMEVTAGGDRKVVLFDGEQVSWEDQRAQRVSVGFTKLELPLEINGSLPYPDRGSEELELTLHELMIAYGRGVMRSMGFDPGEVESAVLILADTIPFSALAAEFHGRVIYALSILVMPFLAIPLAIGSPRSNKYVGLVLGLIGILAYQKTIEFGTKVAAVSQLPAGLFLWGSYAIFFGLSVFLFIKTDQASGQTPFQEFETVLRRRFRAFGFMALLKRG; encoded by the coding sequence ATGGGACGCATAGACCTCTACATTCTAAAGCAGATTGTGCCAATTATGTTGATTACGCTGTTTATCAGCGTTGTTGTTCTTCTGCTTGAAAAAATGCTGCAGCTCCTCAACCTAACCGTGGGCTCTGGGGTGTCGTCCTTTGTTGTTTTGCAGATGATTGTCAGCCTATTTCCTAACTATATACGGCTCGTTTTGCCGCTGGGGCTGTTTCTTGGAGTATTTATTACCTTCCGGCGCCTTTCAACACAATCTGAGCTCCATGCTTTTTTCTCCGGTGGGTTTAGTTTGTTTCGCCTCGCAGCTCCGGCGCGCATGTTGGCCATAACCGTAACCATTATGGGGTTGGGGCTTACCGGATATATCGAACCTCTGGGGCGGTACGTCTATCACACGCTTCATCATCAGGTGACAAACGGCGTAATTGAAGCGGGAATCGGCGAGGGCATTTTTATAGATACACCGAGTGGTTTTACGGTGCGTGTGGATCGGTCCGTAAATGCTGGCATGGAATTTTACGGTTTTTTTGGTTACCGCGAACGCACTGATGGCAAAGTCGAAACACTTACCGCGCGTCGAGGCGAAATCATGGAGGTGACAGCAGGTGGCGACCGCAAAGTCGTTTTGTTCGATGGGGAGCAGGTGTCATGGGAAGATCAGCGCGCTCAGAGAGTCAGCGTCGGCTTTACAAAGCTAGAGTTGCCCCTGGAAATCAATGGCAGTCTTCCATACCCGGACCGAGGCAGCGAAGAGTTGGAACTCACATTGCACGAATTGATGATCGCCTATGGACGGGGGGTGATGCGTTCCATGGGTTTTGACCCGGGAGAGGTTGAGTCTGCGGTTTTAATTTTGGCCGATACCATTCCTTTTTCGGCTTTGGCCGCCGAATTTCATGGGCGCGTTATTTACGCGCTTTCAATATTGGTCATGCCCTTTTTGGCAATCCCTCTGGCGATCGGGTCGCCACGTTCAAACAAATACGTGGGGCTTGTACTCGGCTTGATTGGCATTCTTGCCTATCAAAAAACAATCGAGTTCGGGACGAAAGTCGCGGCTGTCTCTCAGTTACCAGCCGGACTTTTTTTATGGGGCAGTTACGCGATTTTCTTCGGACTTTCTGTCTTTCTTTTTATCAAGACCGATCAAGCTTCGGGGCAAACGCCGTTTCAGGAATTCGAAACCGTGCTGCGGCGGCGTTTTCGTGCTTTCGGTTTTATGGCCTTGCTGAAGCGGGGATAA
- a CDS encoding PepSY domain-containing protein, which yields MNIPYLLEMTAVSLIALHTIAVEARDVATPYAQLSQASSTRITIGQAISIAEKEANGEAVEAELEKEDGRMVYDIDVLTPSGKMEVFIDPETGRVLSVHPDD from the coding sequence ATGAATATCCCGTATCTGCTCGAGATGACGGCAGTTAGTTTAATCGCACTGCACACAATAGCGGTCGAAGCGCGGGATGTTGCGACGCCATACGCTCAGCTCTCTCAGGCATCATCGACACGTATCACCATTGGCCAGGCCATCTCCATCGCCGAAAAAGAAGCCAACGGCGAGGCCGTTGAAGCCGAGCTGGAAAAAGAAGATGGCCGGATGGTTTACGACATCGACGTGTTAACGCCTTCTGGGAAGATGGAAGTTTTCATCGATCCAGAGACCGGCAGAGTATTGAGCGTCCACCCTGACGATTAG
- a CDS encoding riboflavin synthase: MFTGLITDLGEVAAVDAHHGGARLKIKTSYDLKTVDIGASIACNGCCLTAVEMDANMFLVDVSRESLDRTTLGQWSVGRRINLERSLKLGDEMGGHLVSGHVDCVAEVAERREDGDSVRFTFRVPKDFARFIAEKGSVAVDGVSLTVNEVGPDNFGVNIIPHTCAVTTFGVLRPGDIVNIEIDMLARYVARLLNQT, from the coding sequence ATGTTTACAGGACTCATTACCGATTTGGGTGAGGTTGCTGCTGTTGATGCGCATCATGGTGGTGCTCGCCTAAAAATAAAGACTAGCTATGATCTGAAAACGGTCGACATTGGAGCTTCTATAGCCTGCAATGGATGTTGCCTTACGGCGGTAGAAATGGATGCCAACATGTTCTTGGTGGATGTGTCCCGCGAGAGCTTGGATCGCACGACCCTGGGCCAGTGGTCGGTTGGCCGGCGGATCAATCTTGAGCGGTCCCTCAAATTGGGTGATGAAATGGGCGGGCACTTGGTATCCGGCCATGTTGATTGCGTTGCCGAGGTGGCTGAGAGGCGTGAAGACGGAGACTCTGTAAGGTTCACTTTTAGAGTTCCCAAGGATTTCGCCCGGTTTATCGCTGAAAAAGGCTCGGTAGCTGTCGATGGTGTCTCATTAACGGTCAATGAAGTGGGGCCAGACAACTTTGGCGTAAACATCATTCCCCATACCTGTGCTGTTACGACTTTTGGGGTACTGAGACCTGGCGATATCGTGAACATAGAAATCGATATGCTCGCGCGGTATGTTGCGCGCCTTCTAAACCAAACCTGA
- the ribD gene encoding bifunctional diaminohydroxyphosphoribosylaminopyrimidine deaminase/5-amino-6-(5-phosphoribosylamino)uracil reductase RibD, with protein sequence MTAITAQDLAFMQNALDLASRGLGTTAPNPSVGCILVNNEVVIGRGWTQPGGRPHAETAALSVAGESARGATAYVTLEPCCHHGKTPPCTDALIAAGVARVVVATSDPDDRVDGGGLAALEDAGIEVITGVLEDKARISNAGFFKAKRHGLPFIALKSATSLDGRIALKSGESQWISGEASRRYGHYLRSTHDAIVVGSGTVVADNPSLTCRLPGYEGQASLQPVRVVLDRRLRIDPECTLAQTAHETPTWVVTSAAADADKVGILESYGVFVLTAADPSDYAFARAAASVLAERGLTRVLVEGGGHIAASFLHDNLVDRIYAIRAPMIIGGDGKPAMAGLELSQLSDAPRFQRVETRYFGPDILEILDREPTV encoded by the coding sequence ATGACGGCCATTACGGCGCAAGATTTGGCGTTCATGCAAAATGCCCTCGATTTAGCATCGCGGGGTTTGGGCACGACAGCCCCTAATCCCAGCGTTGGGTGCATCCTGGTTAATAATGAGGTTGTTATTGGACGGGGTTGGACTCAGCCGGGTGGCAGGCCACATGCGGAGACTGCGGCCTTATCTGTCGCTGGCGAGTCTGCCAGGGGCGCGACAGCCTATGTCACTTTGGAGCCCTGCTGTCATCACGGTAAAACGCCACCTTGCACAGACGCATTGATTGCTGCCGGTGTTGCGCGGGTCGTCGTCGCAACGTCTGATCCTGACGACCGCGTTGATGGGGGCGGACTCGCTGCTCTTGAGGACGCTGGCATAGAGGTTATTACCGGCGTTTTAGAAGATAAGGCGCGAATAAGTAATGCTGGATTTTTTAAAGCTAAGCGCCACGGACTGCCGTTCATTGCGCTGAAGTCGGCAACCAGCCTGGATGGCCGTATTGCCTTAAAGAGTGGCGAAAGTCAGTGGATTTCTGGGGAAGCGTCCCGTCGCTATGGCCATTATCTGCGCTCTACTCATGATGCGATTGTTGTCGGATCAGGCACAGTTGTTGCGGACAACCCGAGTTTGACCTGTCGTTTACCAGGGTATGAAGGCCAGGCGAGTTTACAGCCTGTTCGCGTTGTTCTGGACCGGCGTTTACGCATAGATCCAGAATGCACGCTGGCGCAGACAGCGCACGAGACACCAACATGGGTGGTGACCAGTGCAGCTGCGGATGCGGATAAGGTCGGAATACTAGAAAGCTATGGCGTTTTTGTCCTGACCGCTGCTGATCCTAGCGATTATGCTTTTGCCCGCGCGGCAGCATCCGTATTGGCAGAACGGGGTTTGACCCGGGTGCTGGTTGAGGGCGGTGGGCATATTGCGGCCTCATTTTTACATGATAATTTGGTCGACCGCATTTATGCAATCAGAGCTCCGATGATTATTGGGGGGGATGGCAAACCAGCGATGGCAGGGTTAGAACTGAGCCAGCTGTCAGATGCACCGCGTTTTCAGCGGGTTGAAACGCGTTATTTTGGCCCGGATATTCTTGAAATTCTTGATCGTGAGCCCACTGTTTAA